The Benincasa hispida cultivar B227 unplaced genomic scaffold, ASM972705v1 Contig316, whole genome shotgun sequence genome includes a region encoding these proteins:
- the LOC120069309 gene encoding potassium transporter 10-like isoform X2, producing MEFSLLQYRLAISLVIWLKLVAASALSVTLNIKTLVLSAAGGIKVNHPHVSSDVVVLVAVVILVGLFSLQRYGTDRVGWLFAPVVLLWLLLIGGIGMFNIWKYDKTVLRAFSPVYIFRYFRRRGMDGWTSLGGVLLSITGTEALFADLAHFRVAAVQIAFTVVVFPCLLLAYSGQAAYLMHNTDHVVDAFYRSIPESIYWPVFVVATAAAVVASQATISATFSIIKQALAHGCFPRVKVVHTSKNFLGQIYVPDINWILMILCIAVTAGFKNQSQIGNAYGTAVVVVMLVTTLLMILIMILVWRCHWVIALIFTGLSLVVECSYFSAVLFKVDQGGWVPLVIAGAFLIIMYVWHYGTVKRYEFELHSKVSMAWVLGLGPSLGLVRVPGIGLVYTELASGVPHIFSHFITNLPAIHSVVVFVCVKYLPVYTVPEEERFLVKRIGPKNFHMFRCVARYGYKDLHKKDDDFEKKLFDSIFLFVRLESMMEGCSDSDEYSLYGQQTEHSRDGLLIGNHGNAASHDVDTTFSSVDSIVPVRSPMRMNNTVRSSEQASNHTDSDEIEFLITCRDAGVVHIMGNTVIRARRESKFYKKIAVDYVYAFLRKICRENSVIFNVPHECLLNVGQIFYV from the exons TTTTATCCGCTGCTGGAGGGATCAAAGTAAACCACCCCCATGTGAGCAGTG ATGTAGTTGTGCTTGTTGCTGTTGTAATACTAGTAGGATTATTCAGCTTGCAGCGCTACGGTACTGATAGAGTTGGTTGGCTCTTTGCTCCAGTTGTATTACTTTGGCTTCTATTAATTGGAGGTATAGGCATGTTCAACATCTGGAAATATGATAAAACCGTGCTAAGAGCCTTTTCACCTGTGTATATTTTTCGCTATTTTAGAAGGCGAGGGATGGACGGTTGGACCTCCCTCGGAGGTGTGCTGCTAAGTATAACAG GCACAGAGGCTCTATTTGCCGATCTGGCTCATTTTCGTGTAGCAGCTGTACAGATTGCTTTTACCGTAGTTGTTTTTCCTTGCCTTCTCTTGGCATATTCTGGACAGGCTGCCTACCTTATGCACAATACGGACCATGTGGTTGATGCCTTCTATCGTTCAATCCCAg AATCCATATACTGGCCTGTGTTTGTTGTTGCAACTGCTGCTGCTGTAGTTGCTAGTCAAGCCACTATATCTGCAACATTTTCAATTATCAAGCAGGCTCTTGCTCATGGCTGCTTTCCAAGAGTTAAAGTTGTTCATACCTCAAAGAATTTCCTTGGTCAGATATATGTTCCAGATATTAACTGGATTCTCATGATTCTTTGTATTGCTGTGACAGCAGGATTTAAGAATCAGAGTCAAATTGGAAATGCTTATG GGACGGCGGTTGTGGTAGTCATGCTTGTGACCACACTGCTCATGATTCTAATCATGATCTTGGTGTGGCGCTGTCATTGGGTCATCGCACTAATTTTCACTGGACTATCGCTTGTCGTGGAGTGCAGTTACTTTTCTGCTGTTCTCTTCAAGGTTGATCAAGGTGGCTGGGTCCCCCTTGTGATTGCTGGAGCCTTTCTTATCATCATGTATGTGTGGCATTATGGTACTGTTAAACGATATGAATTCGAGCTGCACAGTAAAGTTTCAATGGCATGGGTTCTTGGGCTTGGTCCTAGTCTAGGATTAGTCCGTGTTCCTGGAATTGGACTTGTGTATACTGAGCTAGCAAGTGGCGTACCTCACATATTTTCCCATTTCATTACGAACCTGCCTGCCATCCATTCTGTTGTTGTGTTTGTCTGTGTGAAATATCTTCCCGTCTACACAGTGCCAGAGGAAGAAAGGTTCCTGGTAAAGCGAATAGGACCGAAGAATTTCCACATGTTTCGTTGTGTTGCGAGATACGGTTATAAAGACCTCCACAAAAAGGATGATGATTTTGAGAAAAAGCTTTTTGATAGCATCTTCCTCTTTGTCAGGCTTGAATCCATGATGGAAGGTTGTTCAGACTCTGATGAGTACAGTTTGTATGGCCAGCAAACTGAGCATTCTAGGGATGGCCTCTTGATTGGCAACCATGGAAATGCAGCTTCACACGATGTGGACACAACATTCTCATCGGTTGACTCAATTGTGCCAGTTAGATCTCCAATGCGTATGAATAACACAGTAAGATCATCCGAGCAAGCAAGTAACCATACCGATAGCGATGAGATTGAATTCTTGATCACGTGTAGAGATGCTGGGGTGGTGCACATAATGGGAAACACTGTAATTAGAGCAAGAAGGGAATCAAAATTCTACAAGAAGATAGCTGTTGATTACGTATATGCCTTTCTTAGGAAGATTTGCAGGGAGAATAGTGTGATTTTCAATGTCCCTCATGAGTGTCTATTAAACGTTGGCCAAATTTTCTATGTATAG